The DNA region TCTGGGATACGGACAGTATGGGAAGACCAGACATGGTTCACTTGGCTTGGGAGCTGTATCATGAGAGCGGCGCCGAGTGTGTATGCATTGTCAGCAATGCAAGGACAACTAAGAGGGTCGTGTATCAGTTGGAGGCGAGAGGAATCCCTGCCTTTGGACCGATTTGGGATTCGTGAGAAGAGATTGTAACAATATAAGTTTCTGAGTATATGATAGGTATGATTCATTCTACTGTAAATTTTCCATTCATATAGCGACTTCGACTTAAAGATATCGAACAGTTGATCTTTTAACTTAGGCATTAGCAATGGCTTACAATGCCATGTAATTTGTTCAATGAGGGGTGATGGCTATCCTTTCATGCCAGCTTGTCTTCCAACTCAAGCACGTTGCTGTTCCATATTGTTTAGCAAAATGCCCCTTTTTCCCGAAGGAGAATCGCGCGGCCTTGGCTGACTTGAACAGCCAAAGAGTGAAGCTAGCCCGCCCAGTAATCGCAGCTGGTCGTTTTCGCTTGCCTTCCAGAGTAGGAGAATGCCAATGGTAACAGGGATGGCTGTAGCAAAGAGATACCAGATGTCTTGATTGACCTGCATGTGGTGCTCATTATTGTCCGGGAAACTGAAGAATTGTGTGCCAAAGATAGAGCTTGCGGCGCTGAAAGGGATGAATATCAAGCCGACAATAGAAATGATCCGGACGCTGCGGCTGTTCATCATGCCGATACGACTATCTTGGGCATTGTTCAAGTGAAAAGCCTAAAAAGAGTTTGTATGAGTCTCTGTTCCACACATGCTTCATTTGTACGTACCAGATCCACTGCATTCTTGATCCTTTCGTGAGAACTAACAATCCTGAGCCTGGTGGAGTTGAAAAGCTCGCTCCGGTATCTCAACAATCGATGGGTGTTTTCCCATGTCCGATCCTCCGTTCTCCACTTGTTTTTTGGATCATGCAGAAGCTCCTTGTGTGCCGATAATGCCCTGTCAACTGCTCTAAGGATAGCGTCCAAGGCTTCAATCAGGTAGATGGCGTTCTTAGCACTGGTATGAATTCCGTGTAAATCCCGGCTTGAGAGGTGACGAGAGTGTGAGCTAGGGTCAGTCGTTTCAAGTATCTTTGCCCGCTCAAACAACCTTTTCTCGTCAGTCCGTACAAGGTGAGTAACATCCCAAGCAATACTATCCACTCTCTGATACCAAGATGAAAGTGCCACGTCCACAATCACGTAGGGATCGTTGTTGACATGGTTCCAGGTTGAAGACAAAATGAATGTCACCAAAGCCTGGATAGACTCAAGGGGAGGCTGGAAGGCAAGGAAAGTGACACAGTACTCTGAGTTCTCTGGTTCCACAGTGTCTCGTTCAGTTGGGGTCATAGGTTTCGGCTTCCATGTCATGACAAAGCCCCATTTTAGCCAAGGCTcatgttggttgggttgggaggctgttgttggaatTTTGACCAGAAAGTGCATCCAAAGAGCTGCAATCCAGCGTCAGCAAACATCCATTATTTCACTGTAGATAAGGCTAGCGGACTGACTCTCTACTCCATTTTCTCCCAGTTGGTGGCCAAATGAGTGTGTGACACTCCGCTCACGCTCGGCCACAAAGTCGTCGGGTATGTCGTACAGCTGAATTAATTGGTCATATTCTCCCGATGGCGCACCTCGGTATCTGCCGTCCAGGGGCGCAAAGCTGCAAGGGACTATCAGTCTTCCATCCATGGATAACGGATTCCAAAAGAGGAAATTGGGCGTGACGCGACAGTCCAGCCGTGTGAGCACGCACATCATGTCAAAGTCGTACCCTCCCCATCTGGTCAACTCGGTTACATCTGACTGTATTCTGCTGGGACGGTCGTCCCCTTTTCAAGCCAGAAACAATTAGTTTTGCGATACAGGGTAAATACTCAGAAGGAATGGTACCTTGTTGCCTTATCCATCTCTCAAACCGCAGGAAACCATCTTGTTGATTTGTTGATGCCATGGTCAATGTGATGTTGATTACAAGCCAGAAGAGAGAAGCGCTTGCATTGGAAGCTGAAGAAATAGAGGAGATGGAAAGTGGGAGATAGGGGGTAGGAGGTGGTTTTTTGGGCGTCTTTTCTTGGGAACACACCAATGTAATTGCCAACTGTGGGCGAGGGGCTGAGCGGTGCATGCTGTGTCACATACCATGCTTGCGGACTACCATCAGGCTACCAATAGAACAACATGGTTAACCACATGTTGGGCGTCTAGACCACGGCAGATGCAAAGAAAAGGAGCAATATTGACACCACAATCATGCCATTCCCTGTCCCAGCTCCAGACCCTGGGAAAGCTTGTTTCCCGAGACAGCTGAGCCTCGTGTGAACACTGCGGCGTTTCCCGGGGACAGGAAACTCTGTATCAGGTAAGTGACCATTGTAATAAATGGTTTTTTTCAAGATATGACGGAGACGTTGCTGAAGTGCGCAGGGAATATCATCTGGGTGGACCTAATATTTTGTCCAGGGCTCCGGACGCGAGACGATCAATAGATCCCAATGTCACATTACCAATCTGACAAGGCTCTCAAGATAAATACTCTtaccctccctctcttcatAAAAATCTGTTGCCTTTGTTCTTTTCTCCTTGTCACTCTTCCCAGGCTTACTCAACTCATGGCATCCACTGGACGCCAGGTAGACTATCACGGTGCAGACATCCAGCCCGATCGTGATCGGATCAACGGGTTCCTGACTTTGATGAACGAGGCTGTCCCTCCAGCTCAAGTTCATTCGAGTTCCCAGAGCGTctcacaccctccccaaTATCCTCCCGCCCCCCGACCAGTTGCAAACACACCAGGATCAGGAGCTCTCCCTGCCAACAGTGAGTCAACTTTCACACTACCTATAGAAATCATTCTAATTCAGACAGGCAATACTGCAGCACGTCCGGCTTtcaccaacaactccaagCCCAAGTCGCGACGAAGACTCTTTTGCTTCTAGACACACCGGGTACCGCTATGTCAGAAAAACCTCTTTCTACGGGCTCAAGGGCGAGCTCCCATCCTAACCCATACCAGGATGTGTCCAGTTGGTGGGCTGCCTTCTTCAAAGGGGGCTTTTCCTGGCGTTGGTTTGGTGGACCTCACCTGTACTTTCGCCCCAACCTCGAGTATGCCGACTCGACACCGTTTTTCGTTACAGATGGTCTGGGAAGGGAAAAGGTGTACAACCAGCCGTTCGAATGCTACATCGACCCATTCACCGGAAAGATTGAGAAACTTTATGTCCAAGCACCTTCTTCCATTTGTCTCCTTGGCTCTGTCGACCCCAATTGCACCTGGAAGCGAACGCCTATTCGAAATGTGACACCGTTTCTCTTGCGGGTAGGCAACCTCCCCTTTCGGTTTATACCGGCCGAGAGGAGGGGTCACAGATCCAAGTTCACCTTTGAAGATTGGTGCATTGTCATTGGAATGTGGATCCCGTCTGTGGCAATCTTTCTCATGTCGTGGACGGTGTATGACCCCTCAGGCCCCGTTGAAGGAAAGGATCCTACCAAATATCTGCCGCTGATGTACCGCGGCCTAAAGTATCCTCGCCTGGCCCGCAACATGCTGGAGAATCGGCACCAAGTCGCTCAGTTGCTCTACAGGTACACTTCCTGGAATACCACGGCGGCACTCTCGTCATACCGGACTTTCCGGCCAAGGTTCCTCAACTACCTGGTGCAGACAGAGCTTCCAGATGGCCGCAAGTTTTTCTCGTTTGAAACACGCCCGGTGCCTGACAATGACATCACCCCATTCATCATGATTGCCTGGTCTTCGGCACACTATGAGCTCAAGTCGAGGGAGAACGAGTCCGGGCTGCCCCGCAACAACGAGGGCGACCTCGACGCTCTTCTCTCCGTGGGCGTGAAGGCGTCTGTCAAGTACTTTGGGCTCGAGCCTGAGAAGCAGGATCTACGTCAGCACCCCAAGGCCTTTTGGTGCTCTGCAAACTGTATGCCGCCGACGAAAAGGGTAGACCACCTTGGAAGAGTGGTTAATGTGGacggagaagagaaggagctCCTTGCCAACCAAGATGTAAGCTCGATACTCCCAGTTATTGTGCTGGATGTATATGTCTGACTGACTTTGCGTACCTAGACCTACAGTATCAGCGATATTGTTCGAACCGCACAGCATGTG from Podospora pseudopauciseta strain CBS 411.78 chromosome 6, whole genome shotgun sequence includes:
- a CDS encoding hypothetical protein (EggNog:ENOG503P3BZ) is translated as MASTNQQDGFLRFERWIRQQGDDRPSRIQSDVTELTRWGGYDFDMIFAPLDGRYRGAPSGEYDQLIQLYDIPDDFVAERERSVTHSFGHQLGENGVETLWMHFLVKIPTTASQPNQHEPWLKWGFVMTWKPKPMTPTERDTVEPENSEYCVTFLAFQPPLESIQALVTFILSSTWNHVNNDPYVIVDVALSSWYQRVDSIAWDVTHLVRTDEKRLFERAKILETTDPSSHSRHLSSRDLHGIHTSAKNAIYLIEALDAILRAVDRALSAHKELLHDPKNKWRTEDRTWENTHRLLRYRSELFNSTRLRIVSSHERIKNAVDLAFHLNNAQDSRIGMMNSRSVRIISIVGLIFIPFSAASSIFGTQFFSFPDNNEHHMQVNQDIWYLFATAIPVTIGILLLWKASENDQLRLLGGLASLFGCSSQPRPRDSPSGKRGILLNNMEQQRA